Genomic DNA from Cololabis saira isolate AMF1-May2022 chromosome 20, fColSai1.1, whole genome shotgun sequence:
ttgagggatgttggccaagacttttaatagtgttaaaagcatgttaaaaatgatgtcacaatacctttaaagcgacactacgtaacttttccaccttaatatcatatttccagagtcattgtgatgctacatcaacttccaacaggtttaatgacacctctgtcatggtctgggggggtctgtatcgctttcactggcactatgtaactttgaggagcatggtaggaaccctgccacactaaaaaactacaaattttacggctttgactgctttacggcacatacgtcacttccccctccttcctgattcgtagtcgagacgaaaatgggcggggcttggagcgcagcgcTGAGGAGAACTCGTGGTGAGAGAAACGTGGAGTTGTTATCATGGCTGAAGCAGCGTAGAATCCGAAGAGAATAAAAGTTATATCgcaggaggcgaaaaaaagaaagcgggagagtaacaaacTAAATGCCCGGACGAGAAtcaacattggcccggcgttcactcgctggcgtgagatgaaagacgaggagggatgtccgaccgatggggaGTTAGCCCTGTTATTGTTGGACTAGTAAGTACATTTATATCATCTATATACACTTCTTTTGAGTTTGTAATGTGTCTTGTATTATCACTGAGGCCATCTAGTCCTCCGTTTATGTTCATAAAACCAGTAGAGGTCGGAATTATCAAGCTGGTAGCTATTTATTGCTGACATGGTAATTTTCAAAAGCAAATGTTAGGATTATCAGTCGTAAACGATGACTGCAAACcgcaaatataaatgttttaggTAAATGTGTAGCTTCCTCCGGTGGAAAATTCGGGATTATTATCTGAGTTTGCATGTGATTTACCTGACCAAGTTGCTTGTGCTGACTGTAGGTTACAGAGACAACGGGGGTTCTGTTGTGTTCCTCCCCCCCTTTTTCATACATGTTATTTCTCTACAGCTATCAAAAGAAGGAAGTCACTTCAACTCCCCACAAACAACACCCTCTACACAGCCTATAGTGTCCAGCATAACAGAGGAGTCGGACCGTGATAGGTACGTTTTTACAGGGCCTGCAGTTTTATGTTTTGTGtaacgtttattttattttttcatcattgtctgaatttctgttttcacTCAGTTCATACATGGTTTCTAATTGTGAAGATGAAGTGGCATGCTGTCATTCATCATGTTCGCAACCAGCACACATGGGCAACTGGAGCCTGTGAGCATGAACCACTGGATGATGACGCCCAGGAAAAACCTTGGATAAAACAAGGTAATTTCAATCTATTTTTATGAGGAGTGTATGTTGCTTTGAATGGACTTTTGTCCATCTCACAATGAGATGTGTCATTACAGGTTCAGCAGCTCATCAAGCCCTTGTAGCCGTCGTCTTGGACAagagatggttgaaggatgtaaagacTTTCATCACCTTcaggtatgcacttttgtcaacacctatgtcagtgttttacaaaaacaattatcctgaaactactacagctggtgtaagtgttgctactgtagcaaatgtcaatatctatgtaaacAATGGGACTCTGcaggtctgtatatacagatatttatacactgatggtaaaagcaacacatttgtagatatagtaaaatatagccagaaaaatgaaatatataggcaaagtatacacttccagataaaaagaatacaatataaacaccatataagcatataaaataaatctactttgttggaattatattaaaataataacaagggtagtaaaagaaaccttatatggtgtttataatgtattgttttatcttgtgagtgtataaatatatacatttctctattttttctaTAGCTATACATTAATTGCTTTTACTGTCTGCGtaattacagtgacttcaacaaagaaaaaaattcaaacttgtgatcaacaaaatatgttgaatgatttataggtcagtaattatcagaaagacataatgtttttgtatctttattctcacactctgcaggactacatcagatctggaaaacctccagaatcacatcctcatgcagggaaggttctcctacactccagcagtgaatcatcagggaaggttctcctacactccaggagtgaatcatcagggaaggttctcctactccagcagtgaatcatcagggaaggttctcctactccagcagtgaatcatcagggaaggttcttctacactccagcagtgaatcatcagggaaggttctcctacactccagcagtgaatcgcacgcggactctcccagcacgaaacatggatggacacaagatgctactgctactatagtcattgtatttatttacagtaacttcttacactgtttcatagttcagtttttattatcagttcattatttttagtttatttttctactactctatttacacttgtttactttattcacagtaatttatcctgtcatacagttgttcattactgctactgtgatacagattacttattgttataataatgtatgggataactgctgtcactatgcaaataacaaagttcaagaatgttctattttctgaaaggtgtgtaaataaaagtctgtcttgttttgcacaaatgtctttattttaaacacacaaaaacaactgtacaggaaaaaatggaacaaaaaaaaaacaatatcaaaatatttgcagtaatcctcataaaggttccattctaGAGAAGACGGGGATCCCTGAAACCAGTGTACTGTCCCATTGGGTCTGGAAAGAtgtctcttattttccaaacatcatgctgccagagcacaaactggcgatatgtatatatatgcatatatatatgatatatatgctgcgtgttggttctgtctttgtgggggttcaaactctgatgaggtagaggtagaggtgttctcacgaacagcagattcctgataaaacaagagacagaattgttatgatacaaatgtaaatgtagagttctatgatcaataagaatcaaaattagaatgttttcacatattcACATTCACATAtttgtcttgggttttggtaattctaaaattactgacaatatcaacaacagacacagaaaaataatagtgatcataaaaatgtgtaattcgcaatgaggaagctttataaaataatacaattgaatagaattacagcactagaggaaataatgcaatgcgaagaaaatgtatagaacatttctagtatttttcctgagagctgtaaaattgtgcagggctgatctgcaaaatataaggaatgggcattcagttattcacaggttataaagtatttttttattttgtcagtaagtatgttggactactaatttatgacgaagtctctctaaaaaacgtgacaggaaaaaggtgcagagcgtatgagtttgtagggcgcattatctcgctgaaacaacttaataaaaccaagttgaacttagtgtttttcaacatcgtcatattatattgtttaaccaaaaatagatacattacctcttctctatccatcctgcaaacgactgctgaaaacagaaaagtagttttgaaagtccgtcccgtcttctctcatcaaaacaaatgcagcggcggggacgggggttttccggcagtacacgctggtgctcatgggaaatggagtgttctttctggtaaagcactaccgatttttgtccaaaggaggcgccaaactcaacaaagctgaaagttacgttgtgctgctttaagtattTGTATGAACAGCTCCAGTGTCGCCCCCTACTGTTAGGAATATTGAATTGTACCTGGTGACTCGTGAGAGGAAAAACAGGTTTAACTGAAAGTTCATTTGGACATTTTTGACAGGACTGAACGGAGCTGAGACGCTGTTTCAGAGTGGAGGTTATGAACTAAAAACCAGAAATAAAAGGACTTATATTTGTGATTCAGAGGGGCATTTGACTGGTGAGTCTACCGATTGAAGGATACTTCAAAGATTTGAAGAAATGGATGAGAAAACTCTTAAAGATTTCCTGAGCTGCCACGTTTGTTTAGAGACGTTGAAAGATCCGGTGTCTCTGAGCTGCAGCCACAACTTCTGTTCAAGCTGCCTGAAAAAGTTCTGGGAAGAAGCTAAAAACAGAAACTGTCCcatttgtaaaagaaaatcttccaaAGAGGATCTTGGTGTGAACTTTTCACTGAAGGAACTTGCCGACTCTTTTGCTGGAAAACAGACAGGTGGATCATCTGAgactggaaaagaagaaaagaggctggAGGTTTGTAAGAAACACCCAGGAATACCTCAACTGTTCTGTATAGACGAACAGAGAGCTGTGTGTCCTGTCTGTGAGTTTTCTCTGCACCAGAACCACAAAGTGGTTCCTGTAGAAGAAGCAGTCGgtgagctgaaggagctgctgaaatCTGACTTAAAGTCTCTGCAGGAAAAGAGGAACAAATACCAACAAGTGGAGAAAACATATAAAGATGTGGTTCAACACTCGGAGAAGCAGCTGCTGTCCACAGAGAAGCAGATCAGAGCAGAGTTCAacaaactccagcagttcctgaaggaggaagaggagtccagACTGGCAGCtctgagggaggaagaggagcagaagGGGAGGAGAATCAgcggggagaggaagaggatccAGGAGCAGATCTCCTCTCTGTCAGACAGCATCTCTGCTGTGGAAGAAgagctgcagaaagacaacATGTCGTTCCTCAGCAGGTTTAAACCCACCCGGGACAGAGCCAGAGAGCAGAGCTCAGTGTCAGATCCACCGCTGCTCTCAGGAGCTCTGATAAACGAGGCCAAACACCTGGGAAACCTGGCCTTCAGAGTCTGGGAGAAGATGGGGGACCAGGTCCACTTCAGCCCGCTGGTTCTGGACCCAAACACTGCAGCCCACTCTCTCTATCTGTCTGCTGATCTGACCAGTGTGAGGAATGGAGGTACAAACCAGCAGCTTCCTGATAATCCAGAGAGAAACGTCAAGTATGCCAATGTTTTTGGTTGTGAGGGTTTGACCTCAGGGAAACACAgctgggaggtggaggtgggagaTCATCCTCTCTGGTATGTTGGTTTGGTTAAAGAGTCATATGACAGGAAGGGAGAGACGTTAGCTTCACCTGAATATGGAATCTGGTGTTTCTGTCATGGTGATGGAAAATACACCAATGGTGATGGTGAGATCGTCACGGTGGAGACGAGTCTCCGGAGGATCAGAGTCCAGCTGGACTATCACGGGGGGACGGTTTCCTTCTACAACGCTGAAGACATGACACACATCTGCACTCACAGTGACACTTTCACTGAGAAACTCTTCCCTTATTTCAGTCTGGGAAAGTCTGGTGATGCAAAAACTTCTGAGGTCAGAATCTGTCAGACAAAGAATAGATTAACCTGAgataaagaaaatatatttatgtttctttAATGTTTTGATGGAATAACTTTTCCAAGATCAggat
This window encodes:
- the LOC133420582 gene encoding E3 ubiquitin-protein ligase TRIM35-like, with protein sequence MDEKTLKDFLSCHVCLETLKDPVSLSCSHNFCSSCLKKFWEEAKNRNCPICKRKSSKEDLGVNFSLKELADSFAGKQTGGSSETGKEEKRLEVCKKHPGIPQLFCIDEQRAVCPVCEFSLHQNHKVVPVEEAVGELKELLKSDLKSLQEKRNKYQQVEKTYKDVVQHSEKQLLSTEKQIRAEFNKLQQFLKEEEESRLAALREEEEQKGRRISGERKRIQEQISSLSDSISAVEEELQKDNMSFLSRFKPTRDRAREQSSVSDPPLLSGALINEAKHLGNLAFRVWEKMGDQVHFSPLVLDPNTAAHSLYLSADLTSVRNGGTNQQLPDNPERNVKYANVFGCEGLTSGKHSWEVEVGDHPLWYVGLVKESYDRKGETLASPEYGIWCFCHGDGKYTNGDGEIVTVETSLRRIRVQLDYHGGTVSFYNAEDMTHICTHSDTFTEKLFPYFSLGKSGDAKTSEVRICQTKNRLT